One genomic region from Spirulina subsalsa PCC 9445 encodes:
- the speB gene encoding agmatinase — MQISEYSIPFIGEESQAPYEQAKVVLLPVPYELTTTYRKGCETGPAAILEATDQLEFYDVELGKEVVFETGVFVHDAIADTQQPNHQLTPELMVEQVKAKISHLFADGKFVITLGGEHGITAGVVAGYQQVLSEPFTVVQIDAHGDMRDSYHGSIYNHACVMRRVLEMGLPTLPVAIRSICREEADLIAEKEIPVIWAHEIVQSPGDWIEKAIAQIKTPRVFITIDLDGMDPAFMPGVGTPQPGGLDWYQLTAFLRQVFLTHEVIGCDVMELAPLTESVVSEFTAAKLVHKLIGYYSHSSYSCPCNSNNWGTVTNS; from the coding sequence ATGCAAATTTCTGAGTATTCCATTCCCTTCATTGGCGAAGAAAGTCAAGCCCCTTACGAACAGGCGAAGGTGGTATTGTTACCTGTGCCGTATGAGTTAACGACAACCTACCGCAAAGGCTGCGAAACCGGGCCAGCAGCGATTTTAGAGGCCACCGATCAACTGGAGTTTTATGATGTGGAGTTGGGAAAAGAGGTCGTTTTTGAGACGGGGGTTTTTGTCCATGATGCGATCGCCGACACCCAACAACCCAATCATCAGTTAACCCCAGAGTTGATGGTGGAACAGGTAAAAGCTAAGATTTCTCATCTATTTGCCGATGGGAAATTTGTGATTACCTTGGGGGGAGAACATGGCATTACGGCGGGTGTAGTGGCAGGTTATCAACAGGTTTTAAGTGAACCCTTTACAGTCGTTCAGATTGATGCTCACGGGGATATGCGGGACAGCTATCACGGGTCCATTTATAATCATGCTTGCGTCATGCGGCGAGTGTTAGAAATGGGTTTACCCACCTTACCCGTAGCCATTCGCAGTATTTGCCGAGAGGAAGCAGACTTAATTGCTGAGAAAGAAATCCCCGTGATTTGGGCCCATGAGATTGTTCAGTCGCCGGGGGATTGGATTGAAAAGGCGATCGCACAAATTAAAACCCCTCGCGTCTTTATCACCATAGACCTCGACGGCATGGATCCCGCTTTTATGCCCGGTGTTGGTACCCCCCAACCCGGCGGCCTCGACTGGTATCAACTCACCGCCTTTTTACGCCAAGTATTTTTAACCCATGAGGTGATTGGCTGTGATGTAATGGAATTAGCTCCCCTTACAGAATCCGTCGTTTCTGAGTTCACCGCCGCCAAATTAGTGCATAAATTAATCGGTTATTATAGCCATTCTAGTTATTCTTGTCCTTGTAATTCCAACAATTGGGGAACTGTAACAAACTCATAA
- the dxr gene encoding 1-deoxy-D-xylulose-5-phosphate reductoisomerase, translating to MKAITILGSTGSIGTQTLDIVQQYPEQFRVVGLAAGRNVELLAEQVRQYRPEIVAIQEESKLEELQEAIATLDYTPIVLSGQEGVVEVARYGDAESVVTGIVGCAGLLPTLAAIEAGKDIALANKETLIAGGPVVLPLVEKHQIKLLPADSEHSAIFQCLQGVPEGGLRKIILTASGGAFRDLPVEQLAQVTVADALKHPNWSMGRKITIDSATLMNKGLEVIEAHYLFGVNYDDIQIVIHPQSIIHSLIEVQDTSVLAQLGWADMRLPLLYALSYPERIHTHWETLDLVKIGSLTFREPDHHKYPCMGLAYEAGRIGGAMPAVLNAANEQVVALFLEEKIRFLEIPRLIEQVCDRFSAHNTLQPTLEDILEADRWARQEALEIMKTLENPLVSVG from the coding sequence GTGAAAGCTATAACAATTCTTGGTTCAACGGGATCTATTGGAACCCAAACGCTGGATATTGTCCAGCAATACCCCGAACAATTCCGCGTGGTAGGATTGGCGGCGGGTCGCAATGTGGAATTATTAGCCGAACAAGTGCGTCAATATCGCCCGGAAATTGTGGCGATTCAAGAGGAGTCGAAGTTAGAGGAGTTACAAGAGGCGATCGCCACTCTCGATTATACCCCTATTGTTTTATCAGGACAGGAGGGCGTGGTGGAAGTGGCTCGCTATGGGGACGCGGAAAGTGTCGTCACCGGGATTGTAGGCTGTGCGGGACTCTTACCCACCCTAGCGGCCATTGAAGCCGGAAAAGATATCGCCCTGGCCAACAAAGAAACCCTGATTGCGGGAGGGCCAGTGGTGTTACCCCTTGTGGAAAAACATCAAATCAAACTCCTCCCGGCAGATTCGGAACATTCTGCCATTTTCCAATGTTTACAAGGAGTTCCTGAAGGGGGTCTGCGCAAAATCATTTTAACGGCTTCTGGGGGGGCTTTCCGGGATCTGCCTGTGGAACAGTTAGCCCAGGTCACGGTGGCCGATGCCCTGAAACATCCGAACTGGTCGATGGGGCGGAAAATTACCATTGATTCAGCGACCTTAATGAATAAGGGCTTAGAGGTGATTGAGGCTCATTATCTTTTTGGGGTCAATTACGACGACATTCAAATTGTCATTCACCCTCAAAGTATTATTCACTCCCTCATTGAAGTCCAAGATACCTCGGTGTTAGCCCAATTGGGTTGGGCGGATATGCGTTTACCTCTGTTATATGCCCTCTCCTACCCTGAACGGATTCACACCCATTGGGAAACCTTAGATTTAGTGAAAATTGGCAGCCTCACCTTCCGGGAACCGGATCATCATAAGTACCCCTGTATGGGTTTAGCCTACGAAGCGGGACGGATTGGGGGGGCTATGCCTGCGGTTCTCAATGCGGCGAATGAACAAGTTGTGGCCTTATTTTTAGAGGAAAAAATCCGCTTTTTGGAGATTCCTCGCTTAATTGAACAAGTGTGCGATCGCTTTTCCGCTCACAACACCCTCCAACCCACTCTAGAAGACATTCTAGAAGCCGATCGTTGGGCAAGGCAAGAAGCCTTAGAAATCATGAAAACTTTAGAAAATCCTTTAGTCTCTGTCGGTTGA
- a CDS encoding DUF29 domain-containing protein, with amino-acid sequence MADSLYQNDFVLWTEQQAQSLEKRDLAAIDWEHLLEEILALGRSEKYELQNRLEVLLEHLLKRCYVNNIYDNRGWELTVKEQRKQIKRLLKASPSLKNYLSQIFGETWEDALSDIQDLYPSLDFPQDCPFPDDLESLLSGVFWR; translated from the coding sequence ATGGCCGATTCACTCTATCAAAATGACTTTGTTTTATGGACAGAGCAACAAGCACAATCCCTTGAAAAGAGAGATTTGGCTGCTATTGATTGGGAGCATCTCCTAGAGGAGATATTAGCTTTGGGCAGGAGTGAGAAATACGAATTACAAAACCGTTTAGAAGTCCTCCTAGAACATTTATTAAAACGCTGTTATGTGAACAATATTTATGATAATCGAGGTTGGGAATTAACGGTTAAAGAACAACGGAAACAGATTAAACGTTTATTAAAAGCGTCTCCTAGTTTGAAAAACTATTTGAGCCAAATTTTTGGGGAAACTTGGGAAGATGCTTTATCGGATATTCAAGACCTTTATCCCAGTCTTGATTTTCCCCAAGATTGCCCTTTTCCTGATGATTTGGAGTCATTGTTAAGCGGTGTGTTTTGGCGTTGA
- a CDS encoding NAD(P)H-quinone oxidoreductase subunit M, with the protein MLLKSTTRHIRLYTAEIRGSEFVESDKVLTLDVDPDNEFNWSEDALQGVYRKFDELVESFSGQALTEYNLRRIGSDLEHFIRGLLQSGVISYNLQGRVVNYSMGLPRVESPESEGKW; encoded by the coding sequence ATGCTTTTAAAGTCAACCACCCGCCACATTCGCCTTTATACGGCTGAGATCCGAGGCAGTGAATTTGTGGAAAGTGACAAGGTGTTGACACTGGATGTTGACCCAGATAATGAGTTCAACTGGAGTGAAGATGCCCTTCAGGGGGTCTATCGCAAGTTTGACGAGTTGGTTGAGTCTTTTAGTGGTCAAGCCTTAACGGAATATAATTTGCGTCGGATTGGTTCAGATTTAGAGCATTTTATTCGAGGTCTTCTACAATCCGGTGTGATTAGTTATAACTTACAGGGTCGTGTTGTCAATTACAGCATGGGACTGCCTAGGGTAGAGAGTCCTGAGAGTGAGGGGAAATGGTAG
- a CDS encoding VOC family protein, with product MKILDCLHTAILVSNLEQAQKFYQGILGLVPVDRALKFPGIWYQVGGYQIHLIVSPGFQASLQEEEKWGRNSHIAFSVDDLEALVKRLEAQGYVYQKSASGRAALFVRDPDGNVVEVSQSV from the coding sequence ATGAAGATTTTAGACTGTTTACACACGGCGATATTAGTTTCTAATTTGGAACAAGCCCAAAAATTTTATCAGGGAATTCTCGGTCTTGTGCCAGTGGATCGGGCGCTCAAGTTTCCGGGGATTTGGTATCAGGTAGGTGGGTATCAAATTCATTTGATTGTCAGTCCGGGGTTTCAGGCCTCGTTACAGGAGGAGGAAAAATGGGGGCGCAATAGTCATATTGCCTTCTCCGTGGATGATTTAGAGGCCTTGGTGAAGCGTTTAGAGGCTCAAGGGTATGTTTACCAGAAAAGCGCCTCGGGACGGGCTGCGCTGTTTGTCCGTGACCCAGATGGGAATGTGGTTGAAGTGAGTCAAAGTGTTTGA
- a CDS encoding polysaccharide deacetylase family protein, whose protein sequence is MKSYGTRRSRWSDPYRIKRKRTSVLSAKNLLGLGLGLGILALGVTVFSHLNSTTFRPFKSGNILPIREGLTSVFGQWNDADNWFIFSIPSGFQGQVIFGNNWTKSDKVIALTFDDGPWGSQTEEILNILEQNNIKATFFWIGQALQMYPETAKKVVAAGHAIGNHTINHRYHRMTSTEAAQEVDGTAKMIYDITGMKTMLFRPPGGVLNNGVADYAKKQGYGIVMWSQIAPDSNPQPPAEVIAETVLNDATPGGIVLLHDGGGDHRTTVAALPKIIEGLRQQGYEFVTVPQLLELQGQE, encoded by the coding sequence ATGAAAAGCTACGGGACACGACGCAGCAGATGGTCAGACCCCTATCGCATTAAACGAAAAAGAACCTCTGTCTTGTCTGCTAAAAATCTCTTGGGTCTGGGTTTAGGACTAGGTATTTTAGCTTTAGGGGTTACTGTTTTTTCTCATCTAAATTCTACAACTTTTCGACCCTTTAAATCGGGGAATATTCTTCCAATTAGAGAAGGGTTAACTTCTGTTTTTGGTCAGTGGAATGATGCGGATAATTGGTTTATTTTTAGCATCCCTAGCGGTTTTCAAGGTCAAGTGATTTTCGGAAATAATTGGACAAAATCTGACAAGGTAATTGCTCTAACCTTTGATGATGGACCTTGGGGAAGTCAAACCGAGGAAATTTTGAATATCTTGGAACAGAATAACATTAAAGCGACCTTTTTCTGGATAGGACAAGCCTTGCAAATGTATCCAGAAACAGCGAAAAAAGTAGTTGCGGCAGGTCATGCGATTGGCAATCATACCATCAATCATCGTTATCATCGAATGACTTCAACTGAGGCCGCCCAGGAAGTAGACGGCACCGCGAAAATGATTTATGACATTACGGGGATGAAAACAATGCTTTTTCGTCCTCCGGGGGGTGTGTTAAATAACGGTGTGGCTGATTATGCAAAAAAACAGGGCTATGGGATTGTGATGTGGTCGCAAATTGCCCCCGATAGTAACCCTCAACCTCCGGCGGAAGTGATAGCAGAAACGGTTCTTAATGATGCTACTCCGGGGGGGATTGTGTTGTTACATGATGGGGGAGGAGATCATCGGACAACGGTGGCGGCTTTGCCTAAAATTATTGAGGGTTTGCGTCAACAAGGTTATGAGTTTGTTACAGTTCCCCAATTGTTGGAATTACAAGGACAAGAATAA
- a CDS encoding TrpB-like pyridoxal phosphate-dependent enzyme, translating into MDSVKYLLNENQLPTAWYNIQADLPQPLPPVLHPGTQEPVTFEDMRPIFADALLEQEFSTERWIPIPEAVRDIYRQWRPTPLYRARRLEKALDTPAKIYYKYEGLSPAGSHKPNTAFPQAYYNAQQGIKRLTTETGAGQWGSSLAIAGVMFNLEILVYMVKVSYQQKPYRRALMEAYNARVVASPSTETAAGRQILAQSPDSSGSLGIAISEAVEVAAQAEDTKYTLGSVLNHVLLHQTVIGLEAIAQFDLAQDYPDIIVGCTGGGSNFAGIAFPFMQHSLSGDKTIEFIAVEPISCPTLTQGKYAYDFGDTAQMTPLIKMHTLGHSFVPPGIHAGGLRYHGMGPLVSHLVNLNYVKPIAYDQLDCFAAGLTFAKAEGILPAPEANHAVQGAIAQALRCKAEGVSKTILFNLCGHGHFDMQAYIDYQAGKLQTSEYSPEEVAMALAGLPSIK; encoded by the coding sequence ATGGACAGCGTTAAATATCTCCTGAATGAGAACCAACTCCCCACCGCTTGGTATAACATTCAGGCCGACCTTCCTCAGCCTCTCCCCCCCGTCTTACACCCCGGCACCCAAGAGCCTGTCACCTTTGAGGATATGCGTCCGATCTTTGCCGATGCGCTCCTAGAACAGGAATTTAGTACCGAGCGCTGGATTCCCATTCCTGAAGCTGTGCGGGACATTTACCGTCAGTGGCGACCCACTCCCCTCTACCGGGCGCGACGCTTGGAAAAAGCCCTTGATACTCCGGCTAAGATTTACTACAAATACGAGGGACTCTCTCCGGCGGGGAGTCATAAACCGAATACGGCCTTTCCTCAAGCCTATTACAACGCCCAACAGGGGATTAAACGGCTAACGACGGAAACGGGGGCGGGTCAATGGGGATCTTCTTTGGCCATTGCTGGGGTGATGTTTAACTTAGAAATCTTGGTCTATATGGTCAAGGTGAGTTATCAACAAAAGCCCTACCGTCGGGCTTTAATGGAGGCCTATAATGCGCGGGTCGTGGCTTCGCCCAGCACCGAAACGGCAGCCGGACGGCAGATTTTAGCCCAATCCCCGGACAGTAGCGGGAGTTTAGGGATTGCCATTAGTGAAGCGGTGGAAGTGGCGGCTCAAGCGGAAGATACGAAATACACCCTAGGCAGTGTGTTGAATCATGTCTTGCTCCATCAAACGGTAATCGGGTTAGAGGCGATCGCACAATTTGACCTCGCCCAAGACTACCCCGACATCATCGTAGGCTGTACCGGAGGCGGGAGTAACTTTGCAGGCATCGCTTTCCCCTTCATGCAGCACAGCCTGTCTGGCGACAAAACCATTGAATTTATCGCCGTTGAACCCATCTCCTGTCCCACCCTGACTCAAGGGAAATACGCCTACGACTTCGGCGACACCGCCCAAATGACCCCCCTGATCAAAATGCACACCCTCGGCCATAGTTTTGTCCCCCCCGGCATTCATGCAGGCGGCCTCCGTTATCACGGCATGGGTCCCCTGGTCAGTCATTTAGTCAACCTCAACTATGTGAAACCCATCGCCTACGACCAACTCGACTGTTTCGCCGCCGGACTCACCTTTGCTAAAGCCGAGGGTATTCTACCCGCCCCGGAAGCCAACCATGCTGTTCAAGGTGCGATCGCCCAAGCCCTGCGCTGTAAAGCAGAAGGAGTCTCCAAAACCATCCTATTTAACCTCTGTGGTCATGGTCACTTCGATATGCAAGCCTACATCGACTATCAAGCCGGAAAATTACAAACCAGCGAATATAGCCCCGAAGAAGTAGCAATGGCTCTCGCCGGATTACCCAGTATTAAGTGA
- the sfsA gene encoding DNA/RNA nuclease SfsA — MSSPLIYTYPPLEAGILVRRYKRFFAEIELTSGEVITAHCPNTGPMTDVCTVGSPVQVSRSNNPKRKLAYTWEMIQVPHPEPTWVGVNTGLPNRVMRSLLEQKQLPELAPRYDTVQREVVYGTQGKSRVDFLLTSSTHHPPLYLEVKNVTWTQGKIAVFPDTVTTRGQKHLGDLMGVLGEAKAAIVYFINRGDCEQFAPGDSTDPKYGELLRQAYHQGVEVYPYRFKVTPQGLYLLGLAEFLLSKPSRELTE, encoded by the coding sequence ATGTCCTCCCCCCTGATTTATACCTATCCCCCCTTAGAAGCGGGAATTTTAGTCCGACGCTACAAACGTTTTTTTGCCGAGATTGAACTCACCTCTGGGGAAGTGATTACCGCCCACTGTCCCAACACCGGGCCGATGACAGATGTTTGTACCGTCGGGAGTCCTGTGCAAGTATCCCGCAGTAATAACCCTAAACGGAAGCTGGCCTATACCTGGGAAATGATTCAAGTGCCGCATCCGGAGCCGACGTGGGTGGGGGTGAATACAGGCTTACCGAATCGGGTCATGCGATCGCTCCTTGAACAAAAACAACTCCCCGAACTCGCCCCCCGTTATGATACAGTCCAGCGAGAAGTTGTTTATGGCACCCAAGGCAAAAGTCGGGTTGATTTTCTCCTCACTTCCAGCACCCATCACCCCCCCCTTTATTTAGAAGTGAAAAACGTCACTTGGACTCAGGGCAAAATTGCCGTTTTTCCCGATACTGTCACCACTAGAGGACAAAAACACCTCGGGGATTTAATGGGGGTGTTAGGGGAAGCTAAGGCCGCGATTGTGTATTTTATTAATCGGGGAGACTGTGAACAATTTGCCCCCGGTGATAGCACCGATCCCAAGTATGGGGAGTTACTGCGTCAGGCTTATCATCAAGGGGTGGAAGTCTATCCCTATCGTTTTAAGGTGACTCCCCAAGGGCTTTATTTATTGGGTTTAGCAGAGTTTTTACTCAGCAAGCCCTCTAGAGAGCTTACTGAGTAA
- a CDS encoding recombinase family protein translates to MRIVAYLYSNLLLETPPEEGIWGLEVDQVYQDVGMGESRPELEQLLQESAKSPPNYLLVRRLGELGEDLESVGRAIALLESYGVEIIATEDVYTTASPPPKAALLQLLAHLQREQRSRRLRQGHARNRLQALPPPGKAPYGYRRGKDRYILDRSTAPVVKDFFERFLLFGSLRGAVRYLEKKYGKKIAVSTGRRWLTHPIYRGDTAYRNGDIIPQTHTPLISPEEAAQIDRLLRRNRPLAPRSASAPRSLAGLVFCSHCQSPTTITRVTRRGKSSEYLYLRPLHCSWHPKCKALPYGEVLNCTIQRICQDLPAAIAATRSTAPPSPKAAIQGEIARKEEILAQLPQLEATGILDQDTANLRRYQLRNEIAQRQAQLAQLPPENLQNIAQTVSLPQFWLDLSEAERRFYFREFLEQIELVRGENGEWDVELVFIFRRIP, encoded by the coding sequence ATGAGAATTGTGGCCTATCTCTATAGCAACCTGTTGTTAGAAACGCCCCCAGAGGAGGGAATTTGGGGGCTGGAAGTGGATCAGGTTTATCAGGATGTGGGGATGGGGGAGTCTCGGCCAGAATTAGAGCAGTTATTACAGGAGAGTGCCAAGAGTCCGCCCAATTATCTCCTAGTGCGGCGCTTAGGGGAATTGGGGGAGGACTTAGAAAGTGTGGGTCGTGCGATCGCCCTTTTAGAAAGCTACGGGGTGGAAATCATTGCCACAGAAGACGTTTACACCACCGCCTCCCCTCCCCCCAAAGCCGCCCTACTGCAACTGTTAGCCCACCTGCAACGAGAACAACGGAGTCGTCGCCTACGGCAAGGTCACGCCCGCAACCGTCTTCAAGCCCTGCCCCCACCTGGGAAAGCCCCCTATGGCTACCGTCGGGGCAAAGACCGCTATATTTTAGACCGCAGCACCGCCCCCGTCGTCAAAGACTTTTTTGAGCGCTTTCTGCTCTTTGGGTCCCTCCGCGGTGCCGTGCGTTATCTTGAGAAAAAATACGGCAAAAAAATTGCCGTTTCCACCGGACGACGCTGGTTAACCCATCCCATCTATCGGGGAGATACCGCCTACCGTAACGGCGACATTATCCCCCAAACCCACACCCCCCTCATTTCCCCCGAAGAAGCCGCCCAGATTGACCGTTTATTGCGTCGCAACCGCCCCTTAGCCCCCCGCAGTGCCAGCGCCCCCCGTTCCCTAGCGGGTTTAGTCTTCTGTTCCCACTGCCAATCCCCCACCACCATCACCCGCGTTACCCGTCGGGGTAAATCCTCGGAGTATCTCTATTTACGCCCCCTCCATTGTTCCTGGCACCCTAAATGTAAAGCCCTGCCCTATGGGGAAGTTCTTAACTGCACAATTCAGCGCATTTGTCAAGACCTTCCCGCCGCCATCGCCGCCACCCGAAGCACAGCCCCCCCCAGCCCAAAAGCGGCCATTCAAGGGGAAATTGCCCGCAAAGAGGAGATATTAGCCCAACTCCCCCAACTCGAAGCGACGGGGATTTTAGATCAAGATACGGCGAATTTACGGCGGTATCAGTTACGGAACGAAATCGCCCAACGGCAAGCCCAATTAGCCCAACTCCCCCCGGAAAACCTACAAAATATTGCCCAGACTGTCTCCTTGCCCCAATTTTGGCTAGATTTATCCGAGGCCGAACGTCGTTTTTATTTCCGGGAGTTCTTGGAGCAGATTGAGTTAGTGCGGGGAGAAAATGGGGAGTGGGACGTGGAATTAGTGTTTATTTTCCGTCGAATTCCCTAG
- a CDS encoding Glu/Leu/Phe/Val family dehydrogenase has translation MTIELATNKPVVSLLADASTRLEEALKYVTVSEDALCRLKHPKASLSVSIPVRMDDGSLRVFQGYRVRYDDTRGPGKGGVRFHPNVSLDEVQSLAFWMTFKCALLNLPFGGAKGGITLNPKELSRHELERLSRGYIDAIADFIGPDIDILAPDVYTNAMIMGWMMDQYSIIKRKVCPAVVTGKPLMMGGSQGRESATALGAFYSIQTILPKFDQVPGNTTVAVQGFGNVGGILAELLAKAGYKVVAVSDSQGGMYREKGLDIPTIRRYKQDHQSLTNFYCQDTVCSIDEHAAISNEELLTLDVDVLIPAALENQITAANAEQIQAKYIFEVANGPTTSAADQILAQKGIQVFPDILVNAGGVTVSYFEWVQNRSGLYWSAIEVQERLRQKMVEETEATWQICQELRTSIRTAAYVHAINRLGEALDAKGTRDYYVNGKH, from the coding sequence ATGACCATTGAATTAGCAACGAATAAACCTGTAGTATCCCTCTTAGCAGATGCTAGCACTCGCTTAGAAGAAGCCTTAAAATATGTCACGGTGTCAGAGGACGCGCTCTGTCGTTTAAAACACCCGAAAGCGAGTTTAAGTGTCTCCATTCCGGTACGGATGGATGATGGCTCTTTGCGGGTATTCCAAGGCTATCGGGTGCGTTATGACGACACTCGCGGCCCCGGTAAGGGGGGAGTGCGTTTCCATCCTAATGTTTCACTGGATGAAGTGCAATCTTTAGCGTTTTGGATGACCTTTAAGTGCGCGTTGTTGAATTTACCCTTTGGGGGAGCGAAGGGGGGAATTACCTTAAATCCCAAGGAGTTATCCCGGCATGAGTTGGAACGTTTAAGTCGAGGCTATATTGATGCGATCGCCGATTTTATTGGCCCCGATATCGACATCCTCGCTCCCGATGTCTACACCAACGCCATGATTATGGGGTGGATGATGGATCAATACTCCATTATTAAACGAAAAGTTTGCCCCGCCGTCGTCACCGGAAAACCCCTCATGATGGGAGGCAGTCAAGGCCGAGAAAGCGCCACAGCTTTAGGAGCATTCTATAGTATTCAAACCATCTTACCCAAATTCGATCAAGTCCCCGGCAATACCACCGTCGCTGTTCAAGGATTTGGTAACGTGGGGGGAATTTTGGCTGAATTATTAGCTAAAGCAGGCTACAAAGTCGTCGCCGTGAGTGATTCTCAAGGGGGAATGTATCGGGAAAAAGGGTTAGATATTCCCACGATTCGCCGCTATAAACAAGATCATCAAAGTCTGACTAATTTCTATTGTCAAGATACTGTTTGCAGCATTGATGAACACGCCGCCATCAGCAATGAGGAACTCTTAACTCTTGATGTAGATGTGTTAATTCCTGCGGCACTCGAAAACCAAATTACCGCCGCTAATGCCGAGCAAATTCAGGCTAAATATATCTTTGAAGTTGCCAATGGCCCCACTACCTCCGCCGCCGATCAAATTCTAGCCCAAAAGGGGATTCAGGTCTTCCCGGATATTTTAGTCAATGCTGGCGGTGTTACAGTTAGTTATTTTGAGTGGGTACAAAACCGGAGTGGTTTGTATTGGAGCGCCATAGAAGTTCAAGAACGTCTACGCCAAAAAATGGTAGAAGAAACGGAGGCAACTTGGCAAATTTGCCAAGAGTTACGAACTTCTATCAGGACAGCAGCCTATGTTCACGCCATTAACCGTTTAGGTGAAGCTTTAGATGCTAAAGGGACAAGAGATTATTATGTCAATGGCAAGCATTAA
- a CDS encoding DUF4126 domain-containing protein has product MVIVIGVLAALSAAAAAGLRIGLPLLLIGLLRTEELWDNMPILSVIDPAVVFGVLTSWSLFELFGSKKLLGQRVLQLVQLGFSPIVGGLMAVTVMKLTPLEVDILWLIGILGGLFAFVLKLVQVGWFFRLRGLPVWVALLEDLLSIFLVIFALNAPQQGGLIAMFLLWLCVRSSSTWYRWYRSQGAERPLP; this is encoded by the coding sequence ATGGTTATAGTTATTGGAGTTTTAGCCGCGCTTTCGGCTGCCGCAGCCGCAGGACTCAGAATTGGTCTGCCTTTACTATTAATTGGTTTATTGCGGACTGAAGAGCTTTGGGACAATATGCCTATTTTATCGGTCATTGACCCGGCTGTTGTGTTTGGGGTCTTAACCAGTTGGTCTTTGTTTGAACTATTTGGTTCAAAAAAACTGCTCGGACAACGGGTATTACAGCTAGTTCAACTGGGATTTAGTCCCATTGTCGGGGGATTAATGGCAGTAACTGTTATGAAATTAACCCCCTTAGAAGTCGATATCTTATGGTTAATTGGTATTTTGGGCGGATTATTTGCCTTTGTGTTGAAGTTGGTACAAGTGGGTTGGTTTTTCCGTCTGCGTGGTTTGCCTGTGTGGGTGGCACTATTAGAGGATTTATTGTCCATTTTTTTGGTCATTTTTGCCCTGAATGCACCCCAGCAAGGAGGATTAATTGCGATGTTCCTTTTGTGGCTGTGTGTGCGGAGTTCTAGCACTTGGTATCGTTGGTATCGCAGTCAGGGAGCAGAGCGACCGTTACCTTAG